Proteins from a genomic interval of Rosa chinensis cultivar Old Blush chromosome 2, RchiOBHm-V2, whole genome shotgun sequence:
- the LOC112184221 gene encoding xyloglucan glycosyltransferase 4 isoform X1 — translation MAPNNSVAITIQKPNNSFSKAKSLESSVFFEKQKAASPKQFTWVLLLKVNRIFACLSWLPMAFRKRIALSDMSDEEPRNRGKLYRFIKAFLMLSIVALGVEVIAHYKKWNLNLVHHPSWEVQGLVRWSYMAWLSFRVDYIAPVAIFLSKFCIVLFLIQSLDRLVLCLGCFWIKFKKVKPRIEPDAYDVEDPSSFPMVLLQIPMCNEREVYEQAIAAACQMDWPRDRLLIQVLDDSDDIVLQNLIQDEISAWNQKGINIIYRHRLIRTGYKAGNLKSAMGCEYVKHYEFVAIFDADFTPNPDFLKLTVPHFKGNPELGLVQARWSFVNKDENLLTRLQNINLCFHFEVEQQVNGVFLNFFGFNGTAGVWRIKALEESGGWLERTTVEDMDIAVRAHLNGWKFIFLNDVKALCELPESYETYKKQQHRWHSGPMQLFRLCLPAILTSKISIFKKANLIFLFFLLRKLILPFYSFTLFCIILPLTMFIPETELPLWVICYVPIFMSFLNILPSPKSFPFLVPYLLFENTMSVTKFNAMVSGLFQLGSSYEWVVTKKTGRSSESDLLAFAERESSNDEKILRRNSESGLESLCKLKEQEVAAPPKKKKKNGIYRKELALAFLLLTASARSFLSEHGVHFYFLLFQGLSFLVVGLDLIGEQMMGCNLQNNR, via the exons ATGGCTCCAAACAACTCAGTTGCAATCACAATCCAGAAGCCAAACAACTCTTTCTCAAAGGCAAAGTCTTTGGAGTCCTCTGTTTTCTTTGAGAAGCAGAAAGCAGCGAGCCCCAAGCAATTCACATGGGTTCTTCTTCTCAAAGTCAACAGAATCTTTGCTTGTCTTTCATGGCTTCCAATGGCATTCAGAAAACGCATTGCTTTATCGGATATGAGCGATGAGGAGCCGAGGAATCGAGGAAAGTTGTACAGATTCATCAAGGCTTTTCTTATGTTGTCAATTGTGGCTTTGGGAGTTGAAGTTATTGCTCATTACAAGAAATGGAATTTAAATCTGGTTCATCATCCATCTTGGGAAGTTCAGGGTCTGGTGCGGTGGTCCTATATGGCTTGGTTGTCTTTCAGAGTTGACTATATTGCACCAGTGGCCATCTTCCTCTCTAAATTCTGCATTGTTCTGTTCCTGATTCAGTCTCTTGATAGATTGGTTTTGTGTCTTGGATGTTTCTGGATCAAGTTCAAGAAGGTAAAGCCTAGGATTGAGCCAGATGCTTATGATGTTGAAGACCCTTCTAGCTTCCCAATGGTCCTTCTTCAGATTCCCATGTGCAATGAGAGAGAG GTGTACGAACAAGCCATTGCCGCCGCATGCCAGATGGATTGGCCTAGGGACagacttttgattcaagttttggACGACTCGGACGACATAGTTCTACAGAATTTAATCCAAGATGAAATCTCGGCATGGAATCAGAAAGGCATTAACATAATCTACAGGCACAGATTGATCAGAACTGGCTACAAAGCTGGGAATCTTAAATCGGCCATGGGATGTGAGTATGTCAAACACTACGAGTTTGTGGCAATTTTTGATGCTGATTTCACACCCAATCCTGATTTCCTTAAACTCACTGTTCCTCACTTCAAG GGAAATCCAGAATTAGGACTAGTCCAGGCTAGGTGGTCATTTGTGAACAAGGATGAGAATTTACTTACAAGGCTGCAAAACATCAACTTGTGCTTCCATTTTGAAGTGGAGCAGCAAGTTAATGGTGTCTTTCTCAATTTCTTCGGATTCAATGGAACTGCAGGAGTTTGGAGAATTAAGGCCCTGGAAGAATCAGGAGGTTGGCTAGAGAGAACAACAGTTGAAGACATGGACATTGCAGTTCGAGCACACTTGAATGGGTGGAAATTCATCTTCCTCAATGATGTAAAAGCCCTCTGTGAATTACCAGAGTCTTATGAAACTTATAAGAAGCAGCAGCATCGATGGCATTCAGGTCCGATGCAGCTCTTCAGATTATGCCTTCCTGCTATCTTAACTTCCAAG ATATCTATATTCAAGAAGGCCAACTTAATATTTCTGTTCTTTCTTTTGAGGAAGCTAATTCTTCCCTTTTACTCATTCACGTTGTTCTGCATCATACTTCCATTGACCATGTTCATACCTGAGACTGAATTACCTCTTTGGGTAATTTGCTATGTACCAATTTTCATGTCCTTCCTCAACATTCTACCATCCCCAAAATCTTTCCCTTTCCTAGTCCCATACCTACTCTTTGAAAACACAATGTCTGTCACAAAATTCAATGCCATGGTCTCCGGCCTATTTCAGCTGGGAAGTTCTTATGAGTGGGTGGTGACAAAGAAGACTGGAAGATCATCTGAGTCAGATTTGTTAGCGTTTGCTGAAAGGGAATCGTCAAATGATGAGAAGATCCTAAGGAGGAACTCTGAGTCTGGTTTAGAATCGTTATGTAAACTTAAGGAACAAGAAGTAGCCGCACctcccaagaaaaagaagaaaaatgggaTTTATAGGAAGGAACTTGCTCTTGCTTTTCTGCTACTCACAGCATCAGCAAGAAGTTTCCTATCAGAACATGGAGTTCACTTCTATTTCTTGCTTTTCCAAGGCTTGTCATTTCTTGTTGTAGGTTTGGACTTAATAGGTGAGCAGATGATGGGATGCAATTTGCAGAACAACAGATGA
- the LOC112184221 gene encoding xyloglucan glycosyltransferase 4 isoform X3, producing the protein MAPNNSVAITIQKPNNSFSKAKSLESSVFFEKQKAASPKQFTWVLLLKVNRIFACLSWLPMAFRKRIALSDMSDEEPRNRGKLYRFIKAFLMLSIVALGVEVIAHYKKWNLNLVHHPSWEVQGLVRWSYMAWLSFRVDYIAPVAIFLSKFCIVLFLIQSLDRLVLCLGCFWIKFKKVKPRIEPDAYDVEDPSSFPMVLLQIPMCNEREVYEQAIAAACQMDWPRDRLLIQVLDDSDDIVLQNLIQDEISAWNQKGINIIYRHRLIRTGYKAGNLKSAMGCEYVKHYEFVAIFDADFTPNPDFLKLTVPHFKGNPELGLVQARWSFVNKDENLLTRLQNINLCFHFEVEQQVNGVFLNFFGFNGTAGVWRIKALEESGGWLERTTVEDMDIAVRAHLNGWKFIFLNDVKALCELPESYETYKKQQHRWHSGPMQLFRLCLPAILTSKISIFKKANLIFLFFLLRKLILPFYSFTLFCIILPLTMFIPETELPLWVICYVPIFMSFLNILPSPKSFPFLVPYLLFENTMSVTKFNAMVSGLFQLGSSYEWVVTKKTGRSSESDLLAFAERESSNDEKILRRNSESGLESLCKLKEQEVAAPPKKKKKNGIYRKELALAFLLLTASARSFLSEHGVHFYFLLFQGLSFLVVGLDLIGEQIS; encoded by the exons ATGGCTCCAAACAACTCAGTTGCAATCACAATCCAGAAGCCAAACAACTCTTTCTCAAAGGCAAAGTCTTTGGAGTCCTCTGTTTTCTTTGAGAAGCAGAAAGCAGCGAGCCCCAAGCAATTCACATGGGTTCTTCTTCTCAAAGTCAACAGAATCTTTGCTTGTCTTTCATGGCTTCCAATGGCATTCAGAAAACGCATTGCTTTATCGGATATGAGCGATGAGGAGCCGAGGAATCGAGGAAAGTTGTACAGATTCATCAAGGCTTTTCTTATGTTGTCAATTGTGGCTTTGGGAGTTGAAGTTATTGCTCATTACAAGAAATGGAATTTAAATCTGGTTCATCATCCATCTTGGGAAGTTCAGGGTCTGGTGCGGTGGTCCTATATGGCTTGGTTGTCTTTCAGAGTTGACTATATTGCACCAGTGGCCATCTTCCTCTCTAAATTCTGCATTGTTCTGTTCCTGATTCAGTCTCTTGATAGATTGGTTTTGTGTCTTGGATGTTTCTGGATCAAGTTCAAGAAGGTAAAGCCTAGGATTGAGCCAGATGCTTATGATGTTGAAGACCCTTCTAGCTTCCCAATGGTCCTTCTTCAGATTCCCATGTGCAATGAGAGAGAG GTGTACGAACAAGCCATTGCCGCCGCATGCCAGATGGATTGGCCTAGGGACagacttttgattcaagttttggACGACTCGGACGACATAGTTCTACAGAATTTAATCCAAGATGAAATCTCGGCATGGAATCAGAAAGGCATTAACATAATCTACAGGCACAGATTGATCAGAACTGGCTACAAAGCTGGGAATCTTAAATCGGCCATGGGATGTGAGTATGTCAAACACTACGAGTTTGTGGCAATTTTTGATGCTGATTTCACACCCAATCCTGATTTCCTTAAACTCACTGTTCCTCACTTCAAG GGAAATCCAGAATTAGGACTAGTCCAGGCTAGGTGGTCATTTGTGAACAAGGATGAGAATTTACTTACAAGGCTGCAAAACATCAACTTGTGCTTCCATTTTGAAGTGGAGCAGCAAGTTAATGGTGTCTTTCTCAATTTCTTCGGATTCAATGGAACTGCAGGAGTTTGGAGAATTAAGGCCCTGGAAGAATCAGGAGGTTGGCTAGAGAGAACAACAGTTGAAGACATGGACATTGCAGTTCGAGCACACTTGAATGGGTGGAAATTCATCTTCCTCAATGATGTAAAAGCCCTCTGTGAATTACCAGAGTCTTATGAAACTTATAAGAAGCAGCAGCATCGATGGCATTCAGGTCCGATGCAGCTCTTCAGATTATGCCTTCCTGCTATCTTAACTTCCAAG ATATCTATATTCAAGAAGGCCAACTTAATATTTCTGTTCTTTCTTTTGAGGAAGCTAATTCTTCCCTTTTACTCATTCACGTTGTTCTGCATCATACTTCCATTGACCATGTTCATACCTGAGACTGAATTACCTCTTTGGGTAATTTGCTATGTACCAATTTTCATGTCCTTCCTCAACATTCTACCATCCCCAAAATCTTTCCCTTTCCTAGTCCCATACCTACTCTTTGAAAACACAATGTCTGTCACAAAATTCAATGCCATGGTCTCCGGCCTATTTCAGCTGGGAAGTTCTTATGAGTGGGTGGTGACAAAGAAGACTGGAAGATCATCTGAGTCAGATTTGTTAGCGTTTGCTGAAAGGGAATCGTCAAATGATGAGAAGATCCTAAGGAGGAACTCTGAGTCTGGTTTAGAATCGTTATGTAAACTTAAGGAACAAGAAGTAGCCGCACctcccaagaaaaagaagaaaaatgggaTTTATAGGAAGGAACTTGCTCTTGCTTTTCTGCTACTCACAGCATCAGCAAGAAGTTTCCTATCAGAACATGGAGTTCACTTCTATTTCTTGCTTTTCCAAGGCTTGTCATTTCTTGTTGTAGGTTTGGACTTAATAGGTGAGCAG ATTAGCTAA
- the LOC112184221 gene encoding xyloglucan glycosyltransferase 4 isoform X2, producing the protein MAPNNSVAITIQKPNNSFSKAKSLESSVFFEKQKAASPKQFTWVLLLKVNRIFACLSWLPMAFRKRIALSDMSDEEPRNRGKLYRFIKAFLMLSIVALGVEVIAHYKKWNLNLVHHPSWEVQGLVRWSYMAWLSFRVDYIAPVAIFLSKFCIVLFLIQSLDRLVLCLGCFWIKFKKVKPRIEPDAYDVEDPSSFPMVLLQIPMCNEREVYEQAIAAACQMDWPRDRLLIQVLDDSDDIVLQNLIQDEISAWNQKGINIIYRHRLIRTGYKAGNLKSAMGCEYVKHYEFVAIFDADFTPNPDFLKLTVPHFKGNPELGLVQARWSFVNKDENLLTRLQNINLCFHFEVEQQVNGVFLNFFGFNGTAGVWRIKALEESGGWLERTTVEDMDIAVRAHLNGWKFIFLNDVKALCELPESYETYKKQQHRWHSGPMQLFRLCLPAILTSKISIFKKANLIFLFFLLRKLILPFYSFTLFCIILPLTMFIPETELPLWVICYVPIFMSFLNILPSPKSFPFLVPYLLFENTMSVTKFNAMVSGLFQLGSSYEWVVTKKTGRSSESDLLAFAERESSNDEKILRRNSESGLESLCKLKEQEVAAPPKKKKKNGIYRKELALAFLLLTASARSFLSEHGVHFYFLLFQGLSFLVVGLDLIGEQMMGCNLQNNR; encoded by the exons ATGGCTCCAAACAACTCAGTTGCAATCACAATCCAGAAGCCAAACAACTCTTTCTCAAAGGCAAAGTCTTTGGAGTCCTCTGTTTTCTTTGAGAAGCAGAAAGCAGCGAGCCCCAAGCAATTCACATGGGTTCTTCTTCTCAAAGTCAACAGAATCTTTGCTTGTCTTTCATGGCTTCCAATGGCATTCAGAAAACGCATTGCTTTATCGGATATGAGCGATGAGGAGCCGAGGAATCGAGGAAAGTTGTACAGATTCATCAAGGCTTTTCTTATGTTGTCAATTGTGGCTTTGGGAGTTGAAGTTATTGCTCATTACAAGAAATGGAATTTAAATCTGGTTCATCATCCATCTTGGGAAGTTCAGGGTCTGGTGCGGTGGTCCTATATGGCTTGGTTGTCTTTCAGAGTTGACTATATTGCACCAGTGGCCATCTTCCTCTCTAAATTCTGCATTGTTCTGTTCCTGATTCAGTCTCTTGATAGATTGGTTTTGTGTCTTGGATGTTTCTGGATCAAGTTCAAGAAGGTAAAGCCTAGGATTGAGCCAGATGCTTATGATGTTGAAGACCCTTCTAGCTTCCCAATGGTCCTTCTTCAGATTCCCATGTGCAATGAGAGAGAG GTGTACGAACAAGCCATTGCCGCCGCATGCCAGATGGATTGGCCTAGGGACagacttttgattcaagttttggACGACTCGGACGACATAGTTCTACAGAATTTAATCCAAGATGAAATCTCGGCATGGAATCAGAAAGGCATTAACATAATCTACAGGCACAGATTGATCAGAACTGGCTACAAAGCTGGGAATCTTAAATCGGCCATGGGATGTGAGTATGTCAAACACTACGAGTTTGTGGCAATTTTTGATGCTGATTTCACACCCAATCCTGATTTCCTTAAACTCACTGTTCCTCACTTCAAG GGAAATCCAGAATTAGGACTAGTCCAGGCTAGGTGGTCATTTGTGAACAAGGATGAGAATTTACTTACAAGGCTGCAAAACATCAACTTGTGCTTCCATTTTGAAGTGGAGCAGCAAGTTAATGGTGTCTTTCTCAATTTCTTCGGATTCAATGGAACTGCAGGAGTTTGGAGAATTAAGGCCCTGGAAGAATCAGGAGGTTGGCTAGAGAGAACAACAGTTGAAGACATGGACATTGCAGTTCGAGCACACTTGAATGGGTGGAAATTCATCTTCCTCAATGATGTAAAAGCCCTCTGTGAATTACCAGAGTCTTATGAAACTTATAAGAAGCAGCAGCATCGATGGCATTCAGGTCCGATGCAGCTCTTCAGATTATGCCTTCCTGCTATCTTAACTTCCAAG ATATCTATATTCAAGAAGGCCAACTTAATATTTCTGTTCTTTCTTTTGAGGAAGCTAATTCTTCCCTTTTACTCATTCACGTTGTTCTGCATCATACTTCCATTGACCATGTTCATACCTGAGACTGAATTACCTCTTTGGGTAATTTGCTATGTACCAATTTTCATGTCCTTCCTCAACATTCTACCATCCCCAAAATCTTTCCCTTTCCTAGTCCCATACCTACTCTTTGAAAACACAATGTCTGTCACAAAATTCAATGCCATGGTCTCCGGCCTATTTCAGCTGGGAAGTTCTTATGAGTGGGTGGTGACAAAGAAGACTGGAAGATCATCTGAGTCAGATTTGTTAGCGTTTGCTGAAAGGGAATCGTCAAATGATGAGAAGATCCTAAGGAGGAACTCTGAGTCTGGTTTAGAATCGTTATGTAAACTTAAGGAACAAGAAGTAGCCGCACctcccaagaaaaagaagaaaaatgggaTTTATAGGAAGGAACTTGCTCTTGCTTTTCTGCTACTCACAGCATCAGCAAGAAGTTTCCTATCAGAACATGGAGTTCACTTCTATTTCTTGCTTTTCCAAGGCTTGTCATTTCTTGTTGTAGGTTTGGACTTAATAG GTGAGCAGATGATGGGATGCAATTTGCAGAACAACAGATGA